In Labrus bergylta chromosome 1, fLabBer1.1, whole genome shotgun sequence, one genomic interval encodes:
- the LOC110000747 gene encoding complement C3: MCWTQLCLLGFLVFSPLKSQAAQTQLEVISAPNLLRIGTAENIFVEIQDCKLQHNMNVVISVMSHPTKTSTLVSTTVTLTKAKKYQHLAQVTIPVGDFNKDPKVKQYVVLQAQFPDRLLEKVVLVSFQSGYIFIQTDKTIYTPNSIVLFRMFGLSPSMEPVEREHNTQIDASISIDILTPDGITAQTDLRVLTSGIYSGSYTLGEIVSSGLWKVVAKFQSNPQQTFSAEFEVKEYVLPSFEVKLMPESPFFYVDSQELNVNIEATYLFGEDMNGMAYVVFGVMYDGQKISFPSSLQRVPIFKGNGKATLRREHITQTFQNIFSLVERHIYVAVSVLTASGDEMVETELRSIQIVTSPYTITFKRTPTFFKPGMSFDVTIEVLNPDGTPANRVKVLVDPGYVMDPGMTEANGMARFSINTVETSNSMLIKARTNDSRISSDRQAIATMLALPHTTKSNNYIHIGLGKAEVTLGEIVKIDLIFNRQENRENDITYLILSRGQVIKYGRYRRSGQIMIALTIPITKEMLPSFRIIAFYHTDNNEVVSDSVWVNVKESCMGSLTLEQAGHESSYKPRGSFKMKVTGDPGAKVGLVAVDKGVYVLNNKHRLTQKKVWDIVEKADTGCTPGGGRDSMGVFYDAGLLFESSASGTPDRLGLKCPATSRRKRASTLMEVRTSMLSDFEGVLRDCCFDGMRDVPVSYSCERRSEYIGDGQACVDAFLRCCRAIENQQAERKEENLILARSEEDDSYRDSSEVVTRTKFPESWYWLDNIILPSCTTQNPDCETTYVERNVPLQDSITTWQFTGISMSRTHGICVADPLEVIVKKKFFIDLRLPYSAVRGEQLEIKAILHNYSPEAVTVRVDLIEDKDLCSAASKRGKYRQEVIVGAKTTRAVPFIIIPMQQGESPIEVKAVVRDSYELSDGIRKMLRVVSEGVLQQLPKVIELDPVKRGADGIQVLTINSEIPLNDMVPNTPTNTLISVTGMEQLSTLLESAISGNAMGALIQRPSGCGEQNIAAMTLPVIATTYLDKTNQWEAVGFQKRNEALEHIKNGYQNELAYRKSDGSFAVFTYSKSSSWLTAYVLKVFAIANNLVEVPSDVICSAVRFLILNAQQPDGMFKEIGYVYSREMRSGVLGSDSDASMTAFCLIAIQETGTLCSNTVNSMPNNVNKAVAYLENRLPRLTNPYAVAITSYALANENKLNLGKLYTFASSDLSHWPVPSADTYKLEATAYALLALVKAKEFEKAKPVVRWFSKQQKVNGGYGSTQATIMVYQAVAEYWANAEEPPYDLNVDLLIPGRSMAEKLKFNKGNHYATRTSKFNSINKDVKVTATGIGEAKLTMVSLYYAQPKEKDSDCQKFDLSVQVFPEKLDEEEKIYKLSIEILFKDSERNASMSILDIGLPTGFTVNTKDLKALSEGRARIIERYEMNKVLSERGSVIIYLDKVSNTRIEEITFKIHQKMKVGILQPAAVSVYEYYEETPCVKFYHPERGSGELLQLCKGDECTCAEENCSMQKKGQISNDERTAKACETTESSKIDFVYKVIIEDFSDGFSTTDIYTARVLEVIKEGNNDVAPLGKLRTFLSLMHCRASLGLTKGKTYLIMGASKYIQILQQDQSYQYVLGENTWIEYWPTAAECQTGVHRRTCLGIEQLVQQYELFGCQQ; the protein is encoded by the exons ATGTGTTGGACCCAGCTGTGCCTGCTGGGCTTTCTGGTCTTTTCCCCACTCAAGTCTCAGGCTGCTCAAACTCAGTT GGAGGTGATTTCTGCCCCAAACCTGTTGCGAATAGGAACAGCAGAAAATATCTTTGTGGAAATACAAGATTGCAAACTTCAACATAATATGAATGTTGTAATCAGTGTGATGAGCCATCCAACCAAAACCAGCACGCTGGTATCAACAACTGTGACACTCACTAAGGCAAAAAAATACCAGCACCTTGCACAAGTTACG ATCCCTGTAGGAGACTTCAATAAGGATCCCAAAGTGAAGCAGTATGTTGTTCTGCAAGCTCAATTTCCTGATCGACTGCTGGAGAAAGTCGTCTTAGTGTCCTTCCAGTCTGGTTACATCTTTATCCAGACTGACAAGACTATCTATACTCCAAACAGCATTG tccTTTTCAGGATGTTTGGTCTGTCGCCCAGCATGGAGCCCGTGGAGAGAGAGCATAACACTCAAATTGACGCTTCAATTTCCATTGACATTTTG ACTCCAGACGGCATCACTGCACAAACTGATCTTCGTGTTTTAACATCAGGAATTTATTCTGGAAGTTACACACTAGGTGAAATAGTCAG TTCTGGACTGTGGAAGGTGGTGGCAAAGTTTCAAAGCAACCCACAGCAGACCTTTTCTGCAGAGTTTGAAGTCAAAGAGTATG TGCTTCCCAGTTTTGAGGTCAAACTGATGCCTGAGAGCCCCTTTTTCTATGTGGACAGTCAAGAGCTCAATGTCAACATTGAAGCTAC GTATCTGTTTGGTGAAGACATGAATGGGATGGCATACGTGGTCTTTGGGGTTATGTATGATGGCCAAAAAATAAGCTTTCCCAGCTCTCTTCAGAGAGTCCCG ATTTTCAAGGGTAATGGAAAGGCCACACTGAGGAGAGAGCACATCACACAAACCTTCCAAAACATCTTCAGCCTGGTGGAGAGGCACATATATGTAGCTGTCAGTGTGCTGACGGCGAGCG GTGATGAAATGGTGGAGACAGAGTTGAGAAGTATCCAGATTGTCACATCACCTTACACCATAACCTTCAAGAGAACACccacattttttaaaccaggaaTGTCCTTCGATGTTACG ATTGAGGTTTTGAATCCTGATGGTACTCCAGCAAATCGTGTTAAAGTGCTTGTGGATCCGGGCTACGTCATGGATCCGGGCATGACTGAAGCCAATGGTATGGCAAGGTTTAGCATCAATACAGTGGAAACCAGTAACTCAATGCTTATTAAA GCCAGGACCAATGATTCTCGTATTTCCAGTGACAGGCAGGCAATTGCCACCATGTTGGCTCTCCCTCATACAACTAAAAGCAACAACTACATTCACATAG GTTTGGGTAAAGCTGAAGTAACATTAGGAGAAATTGTGAAAATCGACCTCATCTTCAACAGgcaggaaaacagagaaaatgacaTCACATACCTG ATCTTGAGCAGAGGTCAGGTGATTAAATATGGCCGTTATAGGAGAAGTGGTCAAATCATGATTGCTCTAACAATACCCATCACTAAAGAAATGCTGCCATCGTTCCGCATCATAGCCTTCTACCACACGGATAATAATGAAGTGGTGTCCGACTCTGTTTGGGTGAATGTCAAGGAGTCCTGCATGGGCTCG TTGACGTTGGAACAAGCGGGGCACGAGTCGTCCTACAAGCCTCGGGGATCATTCAAAATGAAGGTTACAGGAGACCCAGGGGCCAAAGTGGGACTGGTGGCAGTGGACAAAGGCGTCTATGTCCTGAACAACAAGCACCGTCTCACCCAGAAAAAA GTGTGGGATATTGTGGAGAAGGCTGACACAGGCTGCACACCAGGTGGAGGGAGGGACAGTATGGGTGTTTTCTACGACGCAGGGCTGTTGTTTGAGTCCAGCGCTTCAGGGACTCCCGACAGACTAG GTTTAAAGTGTCCAGCCACCAGCAGGAGGAAACGTGCCAGCACTCTAATGGAAGTCAGAACCAGCATGT TGAGTGATTTTGAAGGAGTGCTGCGTGACTGTTGTTTTGATGGGATGAGAGACGTCCCCGTTTCATACAGTTGTGAGAGGCGGAGTGAATACATTGGGGACGGTCAAGCGTGTGTTGATGCCTTCCTGCGCTGCTGTAGGGCGATAGAAAACCAGCaagcagagaggaaggaggaaaacCTCATACTGGCTCGAA GTGAGGAGGATGATAGTTACAGGGACAGCAGTGAGGTTGTTACCCGCACCAAGTTCCCTGAAAGTTGGTATTGGTTGGATAATATCATACTGCCCTCTTGCACTACACAAAACCCTGACTG TGAAACCACATATGTTGAAAGAAATGTTCCTTTGCAAGATTCAATCACAACCTGGCAGTTCACTGGCATCAGTATGTCGAGAACTCACG GTATCTGTGTGGCAGATCCATTAGAGGTCATTGTCAAGAAGAAATTCTTCATTGATCTCAGACTTCCGTACTCTGCAGTCCGTGGAGAGCAGCTGGAAATTAAGGCTATCCTGCATAACTACAGCCCAGAAGCTGTCACT GTGCGTGTGGATCTGATTGAGGACAAAGATCTGTGCAGTGCAGCTTCTAAGCGTGGGAAATATCGTCAGGAGGTCATCGTTGGAGCCAAGACTACACGAGCTGTACCGTTCATCATTATTCCCATGCAACAAGGAGAATCCCCGATTGAGGTTAAAGCAGTTGTTAGAGACTCTTATGAGCTGAGTGATGGAATAAGAAAGATGCTGCGAGTAGTG TCTGAAGGTGTCCTGCAACAATTACCAAAAGTCATAGAGCTAGACCCAGTTAAGAGAGGTGCAG atGGTATACAGGTATTAACTATCAACAGTGAGATTCCTCTGAATGATATGGTTCCAAACACACCTACAAACACACTCATCTCAGTGACAG GAATGGAGCAGTTGAGTACACTATTGGAGAGCGCCATTAGTGGGAACGCTATGGGTGCTCTGATCCAAAGGCCTTCGGGCTGTGGAGAGCAGAACATAGCCGCCATGACCCTGCCAGTCATTGCAACCACATATTTGGATAAGACCAACCAATGGGAAGCAGTGGGTTTTCAGAAACGTAATGAGGCCCTCGAGCACATCAAAAACG GCTACCAGAATGAGCTGGCATACCGTAAGAGTGATGGGTCTTTTGCTGTTTTTACCTATAGTAAAAGCAGCTCCTG gtTAACAGCCTATGTTTTAAAGGTGTTTGCCATTGCCAATAATCTGGTGGAAGTGCCAAGCGACGTGATCTGTAGTGCTGTCAGGTTTCTTATTCTCAATGCACAGCAACCAGATGGCATGTTCAAAGAAATTGGATATGTGTATAGTAGAGAAATGCGT AGTGGTGTCCTCGGCTCAGATTCAGATGCCTCCATGACAGCCTTCTGCCTTATTGCCATACAGGAGACAGGCACGTTATGTAGTAATACTGTTAAT AGCATGCCCAACAATGTCAACAAAGCAGTGGCCTACCTGGAGAATCGCCTGCCTAGACTCACCAACCCATATGCCGTTGCCATTACATCATATGCTCTGgccaatgaaaacaaactgaacctTGGGAAACTCTACACTTTTGCCTCATCAG ACTTGTCCCACTGGCCTGTACCTTCTGCAGATACTTACAAACTGGAGGCCACAGCTTACGCTCTTCTTGCACTGGTGAAGGCAAAG GAATTTGAAAAAGCCAAACCTGTGGTCCGATGGTTCTCGAAACAACAGAAGGTGAACGGCGGCTATGGTTCAACTCAG GCCACCATAATGGTGTACCAGGCTGTAGCTGAGTACTGGGCCAATGCTGAGGAACCACCGTATGACTTGAATGTGGACCTCTTGATACCAGGCAGATCAATGGCTGAGAAGCTCAAGTTCAACAAGGGAAACCATTACGCCACAAGAACCTCTAAA TTCAATAGTATAAACAAGGATGTCAAAGTGACCGCCACAGGAATTGGAGAAGCAAAACTGACa ATGGTGTCGCTGTATTACGCTCAGCCTAAAGAAAAGGACAGCGACTGTCAGAAGTTTGACTTATCAGTGCAAGTATTCCCAG AGAAACTGGATGAGGAAGAGAAGATATACAAGCTTAGTATAGAGATTTT GTTTAAGGACAGCGAGCGCAATGCATCCATGTCAATCTTGGACATTGGCTTGCCAACTGGGTTCACTGTTAACACAAAGGACCTTAAAGCA TTGTCTGAAGGTCGTGCACGCATCATTGAAAGGTATGAGATGAACAAAGTCTTGTCAGAAAGAGGCTCAGTCATCATTTACCTGGACAAG GTTTCCAACACACGAATAGAGGAGATCACTTTTAAAATCCATCAGAAGATGAAGGTGGGCATCTTACAACCAGCTGCTGTGTCTGTCTATGAATACTATGAAG AGACACCTTGTGTGAAGTTTTACCACCCAGAGAGGGGAAGTGGCGAGCTTCTGCAGCTCTGTAAGGGCGATGAATGTACATGTGCTGAAG agaaCTGTAGTATGCAGAAGAAGGGCCAAATCAGCAATGATGAGCGCACTGCAAAAGCTTgtgaaacaacagaaagcagcaaAATAGATTTtg TGTACAAAGTCATAATTGAAGATTTTTCTGATGGTTTTTCCACCACGGACATTTACACTGCTCGGGTATTGGAAGTCATTAAAGAAG GAAATAATGACGTGGCTCCTCTGGGAAAACTGCGCACATTCCTCAGTCTCATGCACTGCAGAGCATCTTTGGGTCTGACAAAAGGAAAAACTTACCTCATCATGGGAGCATCCAAATACATTCAAATTCTTCAACAAGATCAATC GTATCAGTATGTACTTGGGGAGAACACCTGGATCGAGTACTGGCCCACAGCAGCAGAGTGTCAGACTGGGGTACACAGACGTACCTGTTTGGGCATTGAGCAGCTGGTTCAGCAGTATGAGCTCTTTGGATGTCAGCAGTGA